The sequence below is a genomic window from Selenomonas ruminantium subsp. lactilytica TAM6421.
TGCACAGCCTGCGGACCACGACTGACTATATTGGACTCCATGCCCTATGACCGGGAACGCACCAGCATGGGAGATTTTCCCCTGTGTCCGGACTGCCAAGCCGAGTACGACTCCCCCGCTACCCGCCGCTACGATGCCCAGCCCGTCTGCTGCAATCACTGCGGGCCGGAAGTCTACATCATCGGTGCGGAAGCTATCCGGGGCGCCGAGGCGATCACCCACACCCGCAAGACGATTATCGACGGCGGCATTGTTGCCATCAAGGGAATCGGCGGTTTCCATCTCTGCTGCGATGCCACCAATGACGACGCTGTCCAGCGACTGCGTAAGCTGAAGCACCGCCCGGTCAAGCCCTTTGCGATTATGGCCCGGAATATGGCTGCAATTGAACGGGAATGTCATGTGGAAAATGGCCAGCAGGGAATGTTGACCGGTCATCAGAAGCCTATTCTGCTGTTAAAGCGGAATTTGACCGGTCAGATCGTGGACAGTGTTGCTCCCGGCAATCCGAAAATCGGTGTGATGCTCCCTTATGCGCCTTTGCATATGCTGTTGTTTGACTATCCGGATGGACTCACCATGCCCGATACTCTGATCATGACCAGCGGCAATCCGGCGGGGGCCCCGATCTGCCGGGACGATGAAAGCGCCATCGCTGCCCTTGAGGGCTTCTGCGACCTGATGCTCTCCCATAACCGCAAAATCCGCATCCGGGCTGATGATACGGTGATGGACTGGCTCGATGGAAAACCTTATATGATCCGCCGCAGCCGCGGTTTTGCCCCTCTGCCCTTTATGCTCAAGAATGATTTCCATGGTGCTGTGCTGGGGATTGGCGGGGAACTCAAGAATACTTTCTGCGTAGGCAGTGACAATATCTTCTACCCATCTCCCTATGTGGGCGACATGAGCGATCTGCGCACCATGCAGGCCTTGCGGGAAACCATCGGGCGGCTGACGGAACTATTGGAATGTGAGCCACAGCTGGTCGCCTGCGATATGCACCCCCGCTATAATACCGTAACCATAGCCAAAAAGCTGGGCCTGCCCCTGTTCCCGGTACAACATCATTATGCCCATATCCTTTCCTGTATGGCCGAAAATGACTATGACGAAGCTGTTATCGGCGTAGCCTTTGATGGCACGGGATATGGCCCGGACGGTACCATCTGGGGTGGGGAAATCCTGCAGGCGGATCTGGCAGGTTTTGAGCGGCTGGATTCCATCACCCCTTTCCGGCAGGCAGGCGGCGACAAGGCCAGCCGCGAAGGCTGGCGCATCGCGGTATCCCTGCTCTACAATTTAACCAAAAGCCAGGTTGAAACCCAAAAACTCGTGCAACAGTTGGGTCTTTGTTCCGATAATGACCTAAATGCCATGTTCTTTATGCTGGACAACAATATCAATACCATTACCAGCACCAGCGCCGGGCGCATCTTTGATGCAGTCAGTGCCATCCTGGGCATCCGCAAAAGTTCCACCTTCGAAGGAGAGGCCAGCATGTATCTGGAATTTGCCGCCCAGAAATGGCAGGATGAACATAAGGCTGATTTGCCAGTCCACTCTGCCGCCTTCAACACGGACAAAATATTCGCCCTTTTGCTGGAACAGCGGCTGGCTGGTGAAAACTGCTGCAAATTAGCCTATCATTTCCATGCCCAGCTTGCGCAGTTCACTGCTGCTGCCTGCCTGCGGGCCCGCGCCAAGACCAGCTTATCCACCGTGGCCCTGTCCGGAGGCGTATTCCAGAATCATTTGCTGACAGAGCTGACCACTAAAATATTACGGCAGCACGGTTTCCAGGTTCTGCGCCATAGCCAAATCCCCCCCAACGATGGCGGCATCTGCTTAGGTCAGGCTGTAGCAGCTATGTACCATCTTAATCAAAAATGATTATTTTGCAAAAATTGTAAAAAAATGATTGCCCATCTATTGCTTTTCATGTTATAATTTAAATGGAGGTACTGTCCTGTTTGCATGGCAAGGGAGGGATAGTTATGAGCGGTGCAAGCAGCATTGGTGGTTTCAGCTACCGTTGGAATCTGATGGCATCCGGAATTGCTTCTGTGGATGCCATAGTCAGGTCATCGAATTCATTCCAACATAATTCCAATACTCAAGACTCCTCTGCTGATCGTAATGCTGTGGAAAGTGCTACGATCACTAAGAGAATGTCTGATGGTACTATGGTTATCGTCCGCTATGATCAGCGTGCACATGTTTCATCGTACGACGCTGGCAATAATATCGGCGGCAATGTCAATTTAACTGCTTGATTGTATCTTTTTCAAGGATGGATTATACAGACAGGCGTATCTCATGCAACAATATGCAGGCGTAAATAGAAAACCGGCTGGTAGCCGGTTTTTTATATTCCACAAGGCAAAAGGAGACATTTAATGAACATCCAAATTCCTCAACTATATTACAGCAAACTGATGCGGGCCATTGTCGAATTCGATATGATAAACGACGGCGATCATATCCTGCTGGGGATTTCCGGCGGCAAGGACAGCATCTTCCTCGCCTATGCCATGGCCATCCTAAAAAAGCGCCTGCATAAGGATTTCAAACTGTCGGCCCTCACCATCAACCCTCAGTTCAGGGACGAGAATGGCCGCCCTGCCCTCTTTGATATCGAGCGGGCGCGGGATTTTATGGCCGAGCTTGAAATCCCCTATGATATCATCGATGTGGATATTGCCGGCACGATTGAAAATACCCCCGAGAAAAATCCTTGCTTTACCTGTGCTTTTTTCCGCCGGGGAGCCATGAACCGCTATGCCCTGGAACATGGCGTGAATAAGATTGCCTATGCCCACCACCATGATGATGCGGTGGAAACCTTCCTGATGAGTCTGCTCTATTCCGGGCAGCTCCATACCTTTACCCCCGTCACTTATCTGGACCGCACCAAGCTCACCGTCATCCGCCCGCTGGTTTACTTCCGGGAGTCCGAAATGGTGGACGCCATCCATATCCACGGCTTCGATCCGGTCAAAAGCCCCTGTCCCCATGATGGCAACACCTGCCGTCAGGAGGTCAAGGAACTGATTGCCACTCTGGGCGAGACCATTCCCGATGTCTATGACCATTTGGGCGCTGCCATGCGAAAAGGCGCACTCGGGGAGCTTTGGCCTGCTACCAAAACCCGCGCCGAAATGCGCCAAACATATTTTGAGTATAAAAATAAATAAATGATTTTTTTGCGCAGGTCACGCCTTATGGTTTGCCGTGACCTGCGCATTTATTTTATCCAGCAGTTCCTTTAATTCCTTGTTTTCCGTGAGTTTATAGGCGATATCCAGGAAATAGTTGGCATGTTCATACTTTTTATTGGCCAGCATGGATTTGCCGTACTGCATGGCGGTTTCGATGATTTTGGCATCAGGGCCTACCGGGAAACCGTATTTCTCGCCATAGGAACGCAGGGCACCGATGGATGGACGCTGGGCTTGGCCTTCAGTTTCCTCGTGGATGTATTTGAGCTCCAATTCCGCCTGATAGCGTCCCTCAGCATCGGCAAAGCTCATGCTCAGCAGGTAACAGCCTACCGCCTCATCCCACATCTGCTTTTCCACGAAGTAATAGCCCAGGTTGCGATAACAATGGGCGATTTCCTTGCGCTTGTAGGCAATGGGAAATACTGCCACCGTAAGTTCCTTGAACTTCTCCCAGTCCTTCTTCTGCTTGAAGATCTCTGCATGTTCAAAGGCGATGGCCGCGCTCATGGGATTCCAGTCCATGGCAATGGCCAAGGCCTCCTCTGCCTCATCCAGCTTGCCCTGCTCCAGCAGGATGGAGCCATACATGGCATAAAGGCGGTTCAGCGGTTCTTCAACATCGGCCACTGGCTGGATTTCGGGATGCTGCGTCTGGAACATGACCATTTCCATCAGGGTATTGAAGTCATAATAGTCCGCATGACCGTCATTATAGAGATTCAATTGTTCAACCTTATCGATTTCTGCTTTCAAGGCCGCCTCTGCTTCGGCGGCTTTTTTATTTTGCGCCAGCTCCACCGCCTGTGTCAGGATTTCATTTATTTCTTTGGTAAGGACACCATTCTGCATATTCTTGTTCACACTGCCTTTCCCATAAAAATAAAGGGGCCCGTAAGCCCCTTATTTATTTCTATTACAGCAATACTTTATGGCTGAGGTTTACGCGGCCCTTGTCATCAATCTCCACGACCTTGACTTCGAGCTGGTCACCAACCTGTACCACATCTTCCACATTCTCCACGCGGCGTTTAGCCAACTGGGAGATATGGCAGAGACCTTCCTTGCCC
It includes:
- the hypF gene encoding carbamoyltransferase HypF, encoding MALYQARVFGIVQGVGFRPFVARLAARFHINGSVCNKGPYVEVFAQGDGEAVNDFLTAIEQEPPERASILKLTRQSLQQEERYEDFQIIESAKEKGSIFVSPDIATCDKCQTELFDPQDRRYLHPFINCTACGPRLTILDSMPYDRERTSMGDFPLCPDCQAEYDSPATRRYDAQPVCCNHCGPEVYIIGAEAIRGAEAITHTRKTIIDGGIVAIKGIGGFHLCCDATNDDAVQRLRKLKHRPVKPFAIMARNMAAIERECHVENGQQGMLTGHQKPILLLKRNLTGQIVDSVAPGNPKIGVMLPYAPLHMLLFDYPDGLTMPDTLIMTSGNPAGAPICRDDESAIAALEGFCDLMLSHNRKIRIRADDTVMDWLDGKPYMIRRSRGFAPLPFMLKNDFHGAVLGIGGELKNTFCVGSDNIFYPSPYVGDMSDLRTMQALRETIGRLTELLECEPQLVACDMHPRYNTVTIAKKLGLPLFPVQHHYAHILSCMAENDYDEAVIGVAFDGTGYGPDGTIWGGEILQADLAGFERLDSITPFRQAGGDKASREGWRIAVSLLYNLTKSQVETQKLVQQLGLCSDNDLNAMFFMLDNNINTITSTSAGRIFDAVSAILGIRKSSTFEGEASMYLEFAAQKWQDEHKADLPVHSAAFNTDKIFALLLEQRLAGENCCKLAYHFHAQLAQFTAAACLRARAKTSLSTVALSGGVFQNHLLTELTTKILRQHGFQVLRHSQIPPNDGGICLGQAVAAMYHLNQK
- a CDS encoding tRNA 2-thiocytidine biosynthesis TtcA family protein, producing MNIQIPQLYYSKLMRAIVEFDMINDGDHILLGISGGKDSIFLAYAMAILKKRLHKDFKLSALTINPQFRDENGRPALFDIERARDFMAELEIPYDIIDVDIAGTIENTPEKNPCFTCAFFRRGAMNRYALEHGVNKIAYAHHHDDAVETFLMSLLYSGQLHTFTPVTYLDRTKLTVIRPLVYFRESEMVDAIHIHGFDPVKSPCPHDGNTCRQEVKELIATLGETIPDVYDHLGAAMRKGALGELWPATKTRAEMRQTYFEYKNK